In the Geobacter sp. FeAm09 genome, one interval contains:
- a CDS encoding MarR family winged helix-turn-helix transcriptional regulator translates to MEHRDTPRDIIDLIARIREAANGLIERELQARGLTGIVPAHGLVFAFLFRQQGPVPIKDLVRQSGRVKSTVTGMVNTLEKHGYLYKRECSEDARSTLIGLTEKGRAIRRDFEAISVVLEQQVYGDMGTDDRRHVMELLSAIDKNLKR, encoded by the coding sequence ATGGAGCACAGGGATACCCCACGCGATATTATCGACCTGATCGCCCGAATCCGCGAGGCGGCCAATGGGCTGATCGAGCGGGAGCTGCAGGCGCGCGGCCTGACGGGGATCGTGCCGGCCCACGGCCTGGTGTTCGCGTTCCTGTTCCGCCAGCAGGGTCCGGTGCCCATCAAGGACCTGGTCCGGCAGTCCGGCCGCGTCAAGTCCACGGTCACGGGGATGGTCAATACCCTGGAGAAGCATGGGTACCTGTACAAACGGGAGTGCAGCGAGGACGCGCGTTCCACGCTTATCGGCCTCACGGAAAAGGGCAGGGCGATCCGGCGGGATTTCGAGGCGATTTCCGTTGTTCTGGAACAGCAGGTGTATGGCGATATGGGGACGGATGACCGCCGGCATGTCATGGAGCTGTTATCGGCAATCGACAAGAATCTGAAACGATAA
- a CDS encoding helix-turn-helix domain-containing protein, with the protein MTQTKPSKLAELLRRGEIFAVECPSREILKHVTSRWGVLVLVALMAGTHRFSDLRRKVGGVSEKMLAQTLQCLEKDGFVRRVSLPVVPPHVEYSLTPMGEEIGRKVEALADWIEINLPQIMEAQRGA; encoded by the coding sequence ATGACACAAACAAAACCTTCAAAACTGGCGGAACTGCTGCGGCGGGGAGAGATCTTTGCCGTGGAATGCCCCTCGCGGGAGATCCTCAAGCACGTCACCAGCCGCTGGGGGGTGCTGGTGCTGGTGGCCCTGATGGCGGGCACGCACCGTTTCAGCGACCTGCGGCGCAAGGTGGGCGGGGTGAGCGAGAAGATGCTGGCCCAGACGCTGCAATGCCTGGAAAAAGACGGCTTCGTCCGCCGGGTGTCCCTGCCGGTGGTGCCGCCCCATGTGGAGTATTCCCTGACCCCCATGGGAGAGGAGATCGGCCGCAAGGTGGAGGCGCTGGCGGACTGGATCGAGATCAACCTGCCGCAGATCATGGAGGCGCAGCGGGGGGCGTAA
- a CDS encoding flavin reductase family protein yields MKQSLGAKTLLFPTPVLMVGTYDAAGTPNLMTAAWGGICCSEPPCVAVSLRRARHSYDSIVARKAFTVGVANGAYMAEADYAGIASGRNADKFAVAGLTVVGSDLVDAPYAEEFPLVLECRLVHTLELGIHTQFIGEIVDVKADRDALGGDGLPDILRMQPLVYDTAHKGYHAVGPLLGKAFSIGKKFL; encoded by the coding sequence ATGAAACAATCACTTGGCGCAAAGACCCTGCTTTTTCCCACGCCGGTGCTCATGGTGGGCACCTATGACGCCGCCGGCACACCGAACCTCATGACCGCCGCCTGGGGGGGCATCTGCTGTTCCGAGCCCCCCTGCGTCGCCGTATCCCTGCGCAGGGCACGGCACTCCTACGACAGCATCGTGGCGCGCAAGGCCTTTACCGTGGGGGTCGCCAACGGCGCCTATATGGCGGAAGCCGACTACGCCGGCATCGCCTCGGGGCGCAACGCGGACAAGTTCGCCGTCGCCGGACTGACGGTGGTGGGGAGCGACCTGGTGGACGCCCCCTATGCGGAGGAGTTCCCCCTGGTGCTGGAGTGTCGGCTGGTGCACACCCTGGAGTTGGGGATACATACCCAGTTCATCGGCGAGATCGTGGACGTGAAGGCGGACCGGGACGCCCTGGGGGGTGACGGCCTCCCCGACATCCTCAGGATGCAGCCCCTGGTCTACGATACCGCCCACAAGGGGTATCACGCCGTCGGGCCGCTCTTGGGCAAGGCGTTCTCAATCGGGAAGAAGTTTTTGTAA
- a CDS encoding MBL fold metallo-hydrolase has protein sequence MKFMPHLSSLIAGSAFCLLSLAAQANAAGFDAARFETIKTKNLQIHSYATQDALGDVSIVFETENALILLEPPPFHSKSGELKAYLATLKKPLKGIIVSAHNGAVEKFEGVPIYASQATAGELNKSIKSQLESFRSFGGDDLNTKLAAPTQILTDKKVAIAGIGFEVVYHNGPLPTIDLAIPESNVLFLHMLGADSHSLVTSREQLVDLIDNLNRADKNGYKIVLSSHHKPETGKDITRKIAYLEKMKGIISCAKTSEEFVAAMKASFPDLQGGHYLNMTAQSLYR, from the coding sequence ATGAAATTTATGCCCCACCTCTCTTCACTTATAGCCGGTTCAGCATTTTGCCTGTTGTCATTGGCGGCGCAGGCAAATGCAGCTGGCTTTGATGCGGCCAGATTTGAAACGATCAAAACCAAAAATCTGCAGATTCACTCCTATGCAACACAGGACGCTTTGGGAGATGTAAGTATCGTTTTTGAAACCGAAAATGCTTTGATTTTGCTGGAACCGCCTCCTTTCCATAGCAAGTCAGGGGAACTGAAAGCATATTTGGCCACATTAAAGAAACCACTGAAAGGTATTATTGTTTCAGCACATAATGGCGCTGTCGAGAAGTTTGAAGGAGTTCCTATTTATGCCAGCCAGGCAACGGCAGGAGAGTTGAACAAGAGTATCAAAAGCCAGCTTGAAAGCTTTAGGTCTTTTGGTGGTGACGACCTGAATACCAAACTGGCCGCACCAACCCAGATTCTTACGGACAAAAAGGTTGCAATCGCAGGCATTGGTTTTGAGGTCGTTTACCACAACGGCCCACTGCCAACCATTGATTTGGCAATCCCAGAAAGCAACGTACTGTTTTTGCACATGCTCGGGGCCGATTCCCACTCCCTGGTCACCAGCAGGGAGCAACTCGTTGATTTGATCGACAACCTTAACAGAGCCGATAAAAATGGGTACAAGATAGTACTTTCTTCGCATCACAAGCCTGAGACGGGAAAAGACATCACCCGGAAGATTGCATATCTGGAAAAAATGAAAGGCATTATTTCTTGCGCCAAGACGAGCGAAGAGTTTGTTGCCGCCATGAAAGCCAGCTTTCCCGATCTGCAAGGGGGACATTATCTTAATATGACTGCCCAAAGTCTTTACCGGTAA
- a CDS encoding tetratricopeptide repeat protein — MRIGRPATLVLTLALTLAVAGCATAPPKKTLAERKAERAKAAAAATAAATKPAAPPRARMTGTPEDARKHMLRGMAAIEMAKSPEELAMAEEEFLAAADISPRLGSAWFNLGKVQTQLGRYDDAIASYRQYLVVAPGAEDAQKVRDEIVKLEFRQEQVAREKGRAGSWITATGAWYSLVTEGGGIVLKTDQRRVTEEEVLSTYTLVGSVPIYDRAHAEHRLTARGNRLAGTWSRGPVPANECQIPPDTAEVAGEVNDRERKMTLRYEVTTFSASTQLAILGADYCTGVAVTGKKGVEEVLYGPLGPAALGPGVTLMGLYSWWAGGFSSIQQGWQGHLGVRLDEETEAYEAGLRNEDEILAIDGVPVKSLNAGEAMLRLYGQPGTPVRLDILREKEKTPIIITIQRIPNV, encoded by the coding sequence ATGCGAATTGGACGGCCGGCAACGCTGGTACTGACACTGGCACTGACCCTTGCGGTGGCGGGATGCGCCACGGCTCCCCCGAAGAAGACGCTTGCGGAGCGCAAAGCGGAGCGGGCGAAAGCCGCCGCCGCGGCAACGGCAGCGGCGACAAAACCCGCCGCGCCGCCGCGGGCCAGGATGACCGGGACGCCCGAAGACGCCCGGAAGCACATGCTGCGGGGGATGGCAGCCATCGAGATGGCCAAGTCGCCCGAAGAGCTGGCCATGGCCGAGGAGGAGTTCCTGGCCGCCGCCGACATCTCCCCGCGGCTCGGCAGCGCCTGGTTCAATCTCGGCAAGGTGCAGACGCAGTTGGGACGGTATGACGACGCCATCGCCAGCTACCGGCAGTACCTTGTAGTGGCGCCCGGGGCGGAAGACGCCCAGAAGGTGCGCGACGAGATCGTGAAGCTCGAATTCCGCCAGGAACAGGTCGCCCGGGAGAAGGGGCGGGCCGGCTCCTGGATCACCGCCACCGGCGCCTGGTACAGCCTGGTCACGGAAGGGGGCGGCATCGTCCTCAAGACCGACCAGCGGCGGGTGACCGAGGAGGAGGTCCTGTCCACCTATACCCTGGTCGGGAGCGTGCCGATTTATGACCGCGCCCACGCCGAGCACCGCCTGACCGCGCGGGGCAACCGGCTCGCCGGGACGTGGAGCCGCGGGCCGGTCCCGGCCAACGAGTGCCAGATTCCCCCGGACACCGCCGAGGTCGCCGGCGAGGTCAACGACCGTGAAAGGAAGATGACCCTGCGCTACGAGGTCACCACCTTCAGCGCGTCAACCCAGCTGGCGATCCTGGGGGCCGACTACTGCACCGGGGTGGCGGTCACCGGCAAGAAGGGGGTCGAAGAGGTGCTCTACGGTCCGCTGGGGCCCGCCGCGCTGGGTCCCGGCGTCACCCTCATGGGGCTGTATTCCTGGTGGGCCGGCGGTTTTTCCTCCATCCAGCAGGGGTGGCAGGGGCACCTTGGCGTGCGGCTCGACGAGGAGACCGAGGCCTACGAGGCGGGACTGAGGAACGAGGATGAAATCCTGGCCATCGACGGGGTGCCGGTGAAGAGCCTCAACGCCGGCGAAGCGATGTTGCGGCTCTACGGCCAGCCGGGCACCCCGGTCCGCCTCGACATCCTGCGCGAAAAGGAGAAGACCCCCATCATCATCACCATCCAGCGGATACCGAACGTATGA
- a CDS encoding FG-GAP-like repeat-containing protein, which translates to MARAAGIRMAVFFMVCCVTAFLAGCSGGGGGSAKSGQLVDPASSYTGTAAMAVVTGTNAEDLALSGFGGTRIAAVVGSVAKTTGGSTAQAAARPPAFTFAQALKQSVRRMDIPQKTALLRTSTPATATAKKSVARAVSYQIAGDNGGTASYALDVNDTDGTLSGTIDYQGFTANGIVIDGTTDILGTLDASRQRFTRLTLSFRSLVFRSASYAYTLTGTLSWGFNLSAATETLSMNMVLLNQANDGTYWFNNYEVATVYGTSSLTQTMTGRYYDHEQGYVDLTTRTPLVAVYGSQWPSQGSLAFSGTNNRWARLDFQATTLQVLADTDGDGATDWQVERTSNVTPPVNTAPVANAGPDQTVSQYATVHLDGSASSDADGDPLTYTWTLVSGPAYPALTGAATAAPSFVATTQGTYVLRLTVYDGNSTSQADTVTVTVTPPTASNPAFITQQWQYGIYGTYIGQAGLYTTDLDGDGTPEVIASSFAGAGSAWYVVRKNASGGYDQVWRSPLYGVTIVRILLADMNGDGKDDVVVALADGTVSIYDGPTLKELRTLHIMTSLSDIAVADLDGDGIREIVASDGLKVSVYDSQTGAAKWSVASGGGTSIAVGNVDAAAAPEIVTTTYGGKGYVLDGQTGAVKWSYANSFGSKVRLADLDGDGMQEIVGASSWYKITIFDADLQTPTWEIATSLDIGAVTVADADGDCIPEIVYGDGQWGKVHAVDARTHAERWAVANPEHGVSGIALGDVDLDGKKELLWCAGGTSSGPDYLYIADPLTGTVKWQNQDVYGLSALAAGDVDDDGSDEIVMVTASSNSGYESGVIHVFNAATHALKYRKSLEPQDWMGYSRAVSIGDVDGDGHTELVVSTSYLYGGLVSVYSGATGALKHQSAQYKGNFFPAVAIGDVDNDGKTEIVAGMGIATSEATGKYLIVFDGATMQEKWRSVDLGGGFAYSIKIADLDKDGHPDIILTMADNRLIVYDGVTHVQKQLIATAARAVEVADVDGDGYLEVLVGRNDGYIDVYDGVTFAIKKSVPTYGTTSVDALRIADLKGDGSLSWLMASNGVLSILDAQGGLKWRSSSLGYNLGKNNNMSVKDVNGNGSKDIFIGSDTVLYQFE; encoded by the coding sequence ATGGCACGAGCGGCAGGTATCCGGATGGCGGTTTTCTTCATGGTGTGCTGCGTGACGGCGTTCCTGGCCGGATGCAGCGGCGGCGGGGGAGGGAGCGCCAAATCCGGGCAACTGGTGGACCCTGCGTCCTCGTACACCGGGACCGCCGCCATGGCCGTGGTGACCGGGACGAACGCCGAGGATCTGGCCCTGAGCGGTTTCGGCGGCACGCGCATCGCCGCCGTCGTCGGCAGCGTCGCCAAGACGACCGGCGGCAGCACCGCCCAAGCCGCGGCGCGCCCCCCCGCTTTCACCTTTGCCCAGGCGCTCAAGCAATCGGTCCGGCGGATGGACATTCCCCAAAAGACCGCCCTGCTCCGCACATCGACGCCCGCCACCGCCACGGCCAAGAAGAGCGTCGCCCGGGCCGTCTCGTACCAGATAGCGGGGGACAACGGCGGCACGGCCAGCTATGCCCTGGATGTCAACGATACCGACGGCACCCTCTCCGGGACCATCGACTACCAGGGGTTCACCGCCAACGGGATCGTCATCGACGGCACCACCGACATTCTCGGCACCCTGGACGCAAGCCGGCAGCGGTTCACCCGCCTCACGCTTTCGTTCCGCTCCCTCGTATTCCGTTCCGCCAGCTACGCCTACACCCTGACCGGTACCCTGTCGTGGGGATTCAACCTGAGCGCAGCCACCGAAACCCTGTCCATGAACATGGTCCTGCTGAACCAGGCCAACGACGGGACCTACTGGTTCAACAATTATGAAGTGGCCACCGTCTATGGGACGAGCAGCCTCACCCAGACCATGACCGGGCGCTACTATGACCACGAGCAGGGATATGTGGACCTGACCACCCGGACGCCGCTCGTTGCCGTCTACGGCAGCCAGTGGCCCTCCCAGGGGTCCCTCGCCTTCAGCGGGACCAACAACCGGTGGGCCAGGCTTGATTTCCAGGCAACGACCCTGCAGGTCCTGGCGGACACCGACGGCGACGGCGCCACCGACTGGCAGGTGGAGCGGACATCCAACGTCACCCCGCCGGTGAATACGGCGCCCGTGGCCAATGCCGGCCCCGACCAGACCGTCAGCCAGTACGCCACGGTCCATCTGGACGGCAGCGCCAGCAGCGACGCAGACGGCGACCCGCTTACCTATACCTGGACCCTGGTCAGCGGCCCCGCCTATCCGGCCCTGACCGGCGCCGCCACCGCCGCCCCCTCCTTCGTCGCCACTACCCAAGGCACCTATGTCCTGCGTCTGACGGTGTACGACGGCAACTCCACCAGCCAGGCGGATACGGTGACCGTCACCGTGACGCCTCCCACGGCCAGCAACCCGGCCTTTATCACCCAGCAGTGGCAATACGGCATCTACGGTACGTACATCGGCCAAGCCGGGCTGTACACCACCGACCTGGACGGCGACGGGACGCCGGAGGTCATCGCCAGTTCCTTTGCCGGCGCCGGCTCCGCGTGGTATGTGGTCCGGAAAAACGCGAGCGGCGGCTATGACCAGGTATGGCGCAGCCCCCTGTACGGGGTTACCATCGTCCGTATCCTGTTGGCGGACATGAACGGCGACGGCAAGGACGATGTGGTCGTCGCTCTGGCGGACGGCACCGTCAGCATCTACGACGGGCCGACCCTGAAAGAGCTCCGCACCCTGCACATCATGACCTCGCTGAGCGACATTGCCGTGGCCGACCTGGATGGCGACGGGATCAGGGAGATCGTCGCCAGCGACGGCCTCAAGGTTTCCGTGTATGACTCCCAGACCGGCGCGGCGAAGTGGAGCGTCGCCTCGGGCGGCGGCACCTCCATCGCCGTTGGCAACGTGGATGCCGCCGCGGCCCCGGAGATCGTCACCACCACCTACGGCGGCAAGGGGTACGTGCTGGACGGCCAGACCGGCGCGGTCAAGTGGTCCTACGCCAACAGCTTCGGCAGCAAGGTCCGGCTGGCGGACCTGGACGGCGACGGCATGCAGGAGATCGTCGGTGCCTCGTCCTGGTACAAGATCACCATCTTCGACGCCGACCTCCAGACGCCGACCTGGGAGATCGCCACCAGCCTGGATATCGGCGCCGTCACGGTCGCCGATGCCGACGGTGACTGCATCCCCGAAATCGTCTACGGCGACGGCCAGTGGGGCAAGGTCCATGCCGTGGATGCCCGCACCCATGCTGAACGGTGGGCCGTCGCCAATCCCGAACACGGCGTTTCCGGCATCGCTCTGGGGGATGTGGACCTGGACGGCAAAAAGGAGCTGCTGTGGTGTGCCGGCGGCACGTCGAGCGGGCCTGATTATCTCTATATTGCCGATCCGCTGACCGGCACGGTCAAGTGGCAGAACCAGGATGTCTACGGCCTGAGCGCCCTGGCCGCGGGCGATGTGGACGACGACGGCTCGGACGAGATCGTCATGGTCACTGCTTCCAGCAACAGCGGCTATGAGAGCGGGGTCATCCATGTCTTCAACGCCGCAACCCATGCCCTGAAATACCGAAAATCCCTTGAACCGCAGGACTGGATGGGGTACAGCCGCGCGGTGAGCATCGGTGATGTGGATGGAGATGGTCATACCGAGCTTGTTGTTAGCACCTCATATCTGTACGGCGGTCTTGTCAGCGTCTACTCTGGCGCTACCGGTGCCCTGAAGCACCAAAGTGCGCAATACAAGGGCAACTTCTTCCCGGCCGTCGCCATTGGGGATGTGGACAACGACGGCAAGACGGAAATCGTCGCCGGCATGGGGATTGCCACTTCCGAAGCAACGGGAAAGTACCTGATTGTTTTCGACGGTGCCACGATGCAGGAAAAATGGCGCAGCGTCGATCTGGGGGGAGGTTTTGCCTACAGCATAAAGATCGCCGACCTGGACAAGGACGGCCACCCGGACATCATCCTCACCATGGCCGACAACCGCCTGATCGTCTACGACGGGGTGACCCACGTCCAGAAGCAGCTTATTGCCACCGCGGCCCGGGCTGTCGAGGTGGCGGACGTGGACGGGGACGGCTACCTGGAAGTCCTGGTCGGCCGTAACGACGGTTATATCGACGTCTACGACGGCGTCACCTTCGCCATCAAAAAGAGCGTTCCCACCTACGGCACGACTTCGGTCGATGCCCTGCGCATCGCGGACCTGAAGGGCGACGGCAGCCTGTCCTGGCTCATGGCGAGCAACGGGGTGCTGTCCATCCTGGATGCCCAGGGGGGGCTCAAATGGCGCAGTTCGTCCCTGGGCTATAACCTGGGGAAAAACAACAACATGAGCGTCAAGGATGTCAACGGCAACGGCAGCAAGGACATCTTCATCGGTTCCGATACGGTGCTGTACCAGTTCGAGTAG
- a CDS encoding alpha/beta fold hydrolase, whose product MHTLFSTILAAILLLSANVTLAASAISVLGKDYLFPNRIAGLPAKLSDFKDLQINTFKTSDGVKLAYWEAGRGRPLIFIPGWSSNGAEYINVIYLLSKQYHVYVLDLRNQGLSQRVEYGNRIARYAMDVKELATHLGLATADYCGWSMGASIMWSYMDLFGTNGIRKFVGIDEPVSIYSHADWPERERLDAGGMTTSPERMIAAFTKGTPANSLIVDMKVMERFTVMDSPYYQNSIGFAGTFIQNDPHYLSLVLFDHVMNDWRDVIRQKINVPTAIFTGEYSNNVPSQRWMQSVIPGAILFVYSKAEQGDHFLVFKNPVKFATDLGSFLEQ is encoded by the coding sequence ATGCACACTCTGTTTTCTACAATTTTGGCGGCGATTCTGCTTTTATCAGCAAACGTCACCCTTGCCGCATCTGCCATATCTGTCCTGGGGAAGGATTACCTGTTCCCGAACCGTATAGCAGGCCTGCCGGCCAAGCTGTCTGACTTTAAAGATCTGCAGATCAATACCTTCAAAACCAGCGATGGCGTCAAGCTCGCTTACTGGGAGGCGGGACGGGGACGGCCGCTGATCTTCATACCCGGTTGGTCCTCCAACGGGGCCGAATACATCAATGTGATCTATCTGCTCAGCAAACAGTACCATGTTTATGTGCTTGATCTGCGTAATCAGGGGCTGTCGCAGCGGGTTGAGTACGGCAACCGCATTGCCCGCTACGCCATGGACGTGAAGGAGTTGGCTACCCATCTCGGGCTTGCTACAGCAGACTATTGCGGCTGGTCCATGGGGGCGTCAATCATGTGGAGCTATATGGACCTGTTCGGCACAAATGGGATACGCAAGTTTGTCGGTATCGACGAGCCGGTTTCGATCTATTCCCATGCGGACTGGCCCGAACGTGAGCGCCTCGATGCCGGCGGGATGACCACGTCGCCGGAACGGATGATAGCGGCTTTTACCAAAGGTACGCCGGCAAACAGCCTGATTGTGGATATGAAGGTGATGGAGCGCTTCACGGTCATGGATTCACCCTATTACCAGAATTCCATTGGCTTTGCCGGAACATTCATCCAAAACGATCCACACTATCTGTCACTGGTGCTGTTCGATCATGTTATGAATGACTGGCGTGATGTAATCCGCCAGAAAATCAATGTGCCGACCGCTATCTTTACCGGCGAATACAGCAATAATGTGCCCAGCCAGAGATGGATGCAGTCAGTGATCCCTGGGGCCATACTTTTCGTCTATTCCAAGGCTGAGCAGGGGGACCACTTTCTGGTATTCAAAAATCCAGTGAAGTTCGCAACAGACCTTGGGTCATTTCTGGAACAGTAA
- a CDS encoding XDD4 family exosortase-dependent surface protein, with protein MKKIAIGMMLILGMATSGWATTYSEYTYSDASGRSAVADFALDGTTLTLLLTNNSTSAVPNPTFILTALLFNTSSSLTALSAVLPSGSTVITSAGTLYPAGTNVGSQWAYNSHGVSSAGLGVFGPGDVIGGPDLTSSGGNPPDGLPYGIVGTGTINFGNGDLGNAQLIQNSVLFTFTTDGSFTLADISDVLFQYGTTLGGYPPSTVPEPGTLLLLGGGLLSLAFFRRSRMNR; from the coding sequence ATGAAAAAAATAGCAATTGGCATGATGCTCATCTTGGGCATGGCAACGAGCGGGTGGGCCACAACGTACAGCGAATATACGTATTCCGACGCCTCCGGGCGTTCGGCAGTCGCAGACTTCGCTCTGGACGGGACAACCCTGACATTGCTGCTCACGAACAATTCGACCTCGGCAGTCCCTAATCCGACATTCATCCTGACCGCGCTGCTGTTCAATACCAGCAGTTCGTTGACGGCACTGTCTGCGGTATTGCCGAGCGGCAGCACCGTCATCACCAGCGCCGGAACCCTGTACCCCGCCGGCACGAACGTCGGCAGTCAATGGGCGTACAACAGCCACGGGGTTTCAAGTGCCGGTCTTGGCGTCTTCGGCCCTGGCGATGTAATTGGCGGTCCTGATCTTACCTCCTCGGGCGGCAATCCGCCGGACGGCCTCCCCTACGGCATCGTAGGTACCGGTACCATCAACTTCGGCAATGGCGATCTGGGCAATGCGCAGTTGATTCAGAATTCGGTGCTGTTCACCTTCACAACCGACGGTTCGTTCACCCTGGCAGACATCTCGGATGTTTTGTTCCAGTATGGCACGACTCTGGGAGGATATCCCCCCTCGACAGTGCCGGAACCGGGTACGCTGCTGCTCCTGGGCGGCGGGTTGCTCAGCCTGGCATTCTTCAGAAGGAGCCGCATGAACCGGTAA
- a CDS encoding HDOD domain-containing protein produces the protein MRNVTGQLGLMSVPDLVQWIENSRRSGTLMLSRQASCKKFFFQDGEMIFVWSDKEGERFWRYIESETRLSAGDLREKFGDSEKLGIPLLSYILKEQLIDRERLEFVLTVILRTALTDALKWETGTFEFVDFLPADVLNGPIKISSSSVLMNSVLQYDETAQAGSVDTDHVIDEITQRICNGTTLIPPIPDIMRKILEKINGENGTVAEVVENITDQLLIAKILKLCNSPYFSRGAKVNTLYRAITYLGFKSLLSIVTVHSLSSFCPHNADEIRKVLRHSLMCGMIARELAEDIGENRETAFLCGMLHDIGKTVLIDFIGTYSVTPEARAALIRENHTEIGFLLAKEWGFSDDIQDVIRWHHAPEKARDNGQLVSLVHLADMIAHSGKGVDERLPAFSALGLAPDTVVSIVDNMDLLAQDVAAIL, from the coding sequence ATGAGAAACGTTACAGGACAGTTGGGGCTCATGTCCGTACCCGATCTGGTTCAGTGGATAGAGAACAGCAGGCGTTCGGGGACGCTCATGCTTTCCCGGCAGGCAAGCTGCAAAAAGTTCTTTTTTCAGGACGGCGAGATGATTTTCGTCTGGTCCGACAAGGAGGGGGAGCGTTTCTGGCGCTACATCGAGAGCGAGACCCGGCTGAGCGCCGGCGACCTCAGGGAAAAGTTCGGCGATTCGGAAAAGCTGGGCATCCCGCTTTTGAGCTACATCCTGAAAGAGCAGCTTATCGACAGGGAGCGGCTGGAATTCGTCCTCACGGTAATCCTCAGGACAGCGCTCACCGATGCCCTGAAATGGGAGACGGGCACATTCGAGTTCGTGGACTTTCTCCCGGCCGACGTCCTGAACGGCCCGATCAAGATAAGCAGTTCCAGCGTATTGATGAACTCGGTGCTACAATACGATGAAACGGCCCAGGCCGGCAGTGTGGATACCGATCATGTCATCGACGAAATTACGCAGCGGATTTGCAATGGCACGACCCTGATCCCGCCGATCCCCGACATCATGCGGAAGATCCTGGAAAAGATCAACGGCGAGAACGGCACCGTTGCCGAAGTCGTCGAGAACATCACCGACCAACTGCTCATCGCCAAGATCCTGAAACTCTGCAATTCCCCCTATTTCAGCCGGGGGGCCAAGGTAAACACCCTCTATCGGGCGATTACGTACCTTGGCTTCAAGTCGCTGTTGAGCATCGTTACGGTCCACTCGTTGAGCAGCTTCTGCCCGCACAACGCCGACGAAATCCGCAAGGTACTGCGCCACAGCCTCATGTGCGGCATGATCGCCCGGGAGTTGGCGGAGGACATCGGCGAAAACCGCGAAACGGCCTTTCTGTGCGGCATGCTGCATGACATCGGTAAAACCGTCCTCATCGATTTCATCGGCACCTACAGCGTCACGCCGGAAGCCAGGGCGGCGCTGATCAGGGAAAACCACACCGAGATCGGATTCCTGCTGGCAAAGGAGTGGGGTTTTTCCGATGACATCCAGGATGTCATACGGTGGCACCACGCCCCGGAAAAGGCGCGGGACAATGGGCAACTGGTCAGCCTCGTCCACCTTGCCGACATGATCGCCCACTCGGGCAAGGGCGTGGACGAGAGGCTTCCGGCATTTTCCGCTTTGGGCCTGGCGCCCGATACCGTCGTGTCCATCGTTGACAATATGGACCTTCTCGCCCAGGACGTAGCCGCCATCCTGTGA
- a CDS encoding cupin domain-containing protein yields the protein MEKIGKNYKVSSTGNIQELGRVTLHEQLALTGSEVSVNELPAGVSVPFVHAHKRNEEVYVIVYGKGSFYIDGDEFGVEAGDVLRIDPAGERCIKADAQSSLRFICIQAEAKSLVQFTQNDGVPCEAKPSWL from the coding sequence ATGGAAAAAATCGGTAAAAACTACAAGGTGTCTTCGACGGGTAATATCCAGGAATTGGGGCGCGTGACCCTGCATGAGCAACTCGCCCTCACCGGGTCGGAAGTATCCGTCAACGAGCTGCCGGCGGGCGTAAGCGTGCCCTTCGTCCATGCGCACAAGCGCAACGAAGAGGTCTATGTCATCGTGTACGGCAAGGGGAGTTTTTACATCGATGGCGACGAGTTCGGCGTGGAGGCCGGGGACGTGCTGCGCATCGATCCCGCCGGTGAGCGCTGCATCAAGGCCGACGCCCAGTCATCCCTCAGGTTCATCTGCATCCAGGCCGAGGCAAAGAGCCTCGTGCAGTTCACCCAAAATGACGGGGTACCCTGTGAAGCAAAGCCGAGCTGGCTGTAA